The Winogradskyella schleiferi genome contains the following window.
AGTACAGGCGCAGGAAACGATCAGGTACGTTTTGATATGATTTTTCAAACTTTAGCACCAGACATTGAAATCATTACACCTATTAGAGACGGCAAATTAACACGACAACAAGAAATTGATTACCTCATTGAAAACGGAATAGACATGTCTTGGAACAAAGCCAAATACTCAGTTAACAAAGGACTTTGGGGAACAAGTGTTGGTGGAGAAGAAACCTTAACGTCTGAAAAACCCTTACCAGATTCGGCTTATCCTTCACAATTAAAACACTCAGACCCTGAAAAGTTGGTATTATCATTTTCTGGAGGAGAATTAGTCGCTATTAATGGGATTGGAAACGATCCTGAAATCAATATCCAAGTCTTAAACAATTTGGCGTCAGCTTATGCTATTGGAAGGGATATCCATGTTGGAGACACAATTGTTGGCATCAAAGGACGTGTTGGTTTTGAAGCTGCAGCTGCTATAATCATCATCAAAGCACATCATTTATTAGAAAAGCACACCTTAACCAAATGGCAATTGCAACATAAAGATTATTTATCAAGTTTTTACGGCATGCATTTGCACGAAGGTCAATATCTAGATCCTGTGATGCGAGACATAGAAGCTTTTCTACAAAGTAGTCAAGATAAAGTTTCGGGCGATGTTATCGTGACTTTAAAACCTTATCATTT
Protein-coding sequences here:
- a CDS encoding argininosuccinate synthase, with the translated sequence MKKLVIAYSGGLDTSYCAVSLSKAGYDVHAVSVNTGGFTTEEIKSIESNAYKMGVSTFKNIDAIKSYYDKVIKYLIFGNVLKNNTYPLSVSAERIIQAIEIVQYAKSINAKYIAHGSTGAGNDQVRFDMIFQTLAPDIEIITPIRDGKLTRQQEIDYLIENGIDMSWNKAKYSVNKGLWGTSVGGEETLTSEKPLPDSAYPSQLKHSDPEKLVLSFSGGELVAINGIGNDPEINIQVLNNLASAYAIGRDIHVGDTIVGIKGRVGFEAAAAIIIIKAHHLLEKHTLTKWQLQHKDYLSSFYGMHLHEGQYLDPVMRDIEAFLQSSQDKVSGDVIVTLKPYHFSLDGIKSKHDLMNAKFGSYGEENKGWTAEEAKGFIKIFGNQNKIYQQVNN